From a single Myotis daubentonii chromosome 5, mMyoDau2.1, whole genome shotgun sequence genomic region:
- the LSM4 gene encoding U6 snRNA-associated Sm-like protein LSm4 isoform X1: protein MLPLSLLKTAQNHPMLVELKNGETYNGHLVSCDNWMNINLREVICTSRDGDKFWRMPECYIRGSTIKYLRIPDEIIDMVKEEVVAKGRGRGGLQQQKQQKGRGMGGAGRGVFGGRGRGGIPGTGRGQPEKKPGRQAGKQ, encoded by the exons ATG CTCCCGTTGTCACTGCTGAAGACGGCTCAGAATCACCCCATG TTAGTGGAGCTTAAAAACGGGGAGACGTACAATGGGCACCTGGTGAGCTGTGACAACTGGATGAACATCAACCTGCGCGAGGTGATCTGCACGTCGAGG GATGGGGACAAGTTCTGGCGGATGCCCGAGTGCTACATCCGCGGCAGCACCATCAAGTACCTGCGCATCCCCGATGAGATCATTGACATGGTCAAAGAAGAGGTGGTGGCCAAGGGTCGTGGCCGTGGGGGCCTgcagcagcagaagcagcagAAAGGCCGTGGCATGGGGGGTGCTGGACGAG GTGTGTTTGGCGGCCGTGGCAGAGGCGGGATCCCAGGCACTGGCAGAGGTCAGCCAGAAAAGAAGCCCGGCAGGCAGGCGGGTAAACAGTGA
- the LSM4 gene encoding U6 snRNA-associated Sm-like protein LSm4 isoform X2 produces the protein MLVELKNGETYNGHLVSCDNWMNINLREVICTSRDGDKFWRMPECYIRGSTIKYLRIPDEIIDMVKEEVVAKGRGRGGLQQQKQQKGRGMGGAGRGVFGGRGRGGIPGTGRGQPEKKPGRQAGKQ, from the exons ATG TTAGTGGAGCTTAAAAACGGGGAGACGTACAATGGGCACCTGGTGAGCTGTGACAACTGGATGAACATCAACCTGCGCGAGGTGATCTGCACGTCGAGG GATGGGGACAAGTTCTGGCGGATGCCCGAGTGCTACATCCGCGGCAGCACCATCAAGTACCTGCGCATCCCCGATGAGATCATTGACATGGTCAAAGAAGAGGTGGTGGCCAAGGGTCGTGGCCGTGGGGGCCTgcagcagcagaagcagcagAAAGGCCGTGGCATGGGGGGTGCTGGACGAG GTGTGTTTGGCGGCCGTGGCAGAGGCGGGATCCCAGGCACTGGCAGAGGTCAGCCAGAAAAGAAGCCCGGCAGGCAGGCGGGTAAACAGTGA